Proteins encoded within one genomic window of bacterium:
- a CDS encoding ORF6N domain-containing protein produces the protein MQKKEVKETEEIEEIEEISLSVDNIKENIYIIRGQKVMLDKDLARLYGVTTKRLNESVKRNFRRFPKDFMFQLTKEEYELCSRSQFATLNRVHVFSEGLGFQEDNLKTRGQNIKYIPMVFTEQGIAMLSSVLNSDRAIQVNIQIIRVFTRLHEMVNDYKDLKEKVEEMEIDNEINFTEIFRVIRLLTTEKEKTKGPFGFVALKE, from the coding sequence ATGCAAAAAAAAGAAGTAAAAGAAACAGAGGAAATAGAGGAAATAGAGGAGATTTCCTTAAGTGTTGATAATATTAAAGAGAATATTTATATAATCAGAGGACAGAAGGTGATGCTGGATAAAGATCTAGCTAGGCTTTATGGGGTCACAACAAAGAGACTGAACGAATCTGTAAAAAGAAATTTTAGAAGGTTTCCAAAGGATTTCATGTTCCAGCTGACAAAGGAGGAGTATGAACTCTGTTCAAGGTCGCAATTTGCGACCTTGAACAGAGTTCATGTATTCAGTGAAGGTTTAGGATTCCAGGAAGATAATTTAAAGACAAGAGGTCAGAATATAAAATATATCCCCATGGTTTTTACCGAGCAGGGAATTGCCATGCTCTCAAGTGTGTTAAATAGCGATAGGGCTATACAAGTAAATATTCAAATAATCAGAGTGTTCACAAGGCTGCATGAAATGGTGAATGATTACAAGGATTTAAAAGAAAAAGTTGAAGAAATGGAGATTGATAATGAAATTAATTTTACGGAAATATTCAGGGTTATAAGATTATTAACTACAGAAAAAGAAAAAACTAAAGGACCATTTGGTTTTGTTGCATTAAAGGAATAA
- a CDS encoding ParB/RepB/Spo0J family partition protein codes for MQPQSQYFNNSIFWIEIEKIVPNPYQPRRDFDQNALKDLSESIRMYGLLQPIVVTRTEIVKDDGGLAVQYELISGERRLRASKLAGLSQLPVIIRSGDDDNRVKLELAIIENLQREDLNAVDRARAFQQLADEFGLKHVQIAQKVGKSREYVSNTIRLLALPEHMLKALSEKKISEGHTRPLLMLTDRPEEQEVLFKEIIIKKITVREAERIARSVATERVRRKDPLAPDPEITEIEGKLNEALGTRVQIERKEVGGKVVIDFFNNDDLHHLLQLLEGSEKMQGFSQKLKSELAKTAVADAIAAVQAPSATSIANPITDPVTQDAPIAYSAPASYIAPVSPIENVAPVEVPAYNQLQQTEAPHTEVPQAEIQSKENIEQNQESQIVTDLIKDETDVGVTESGAPIDDSSPADAGEDDEDLYSIKNFSL; via the coding sequence ATGCAACCACAATCACAGTATTTTAATAATTCAATTTTCTGGATAGAGATAGAAAAAATCGTTCCAAACCCATATCAGCCTCGTAGAGACTTCGATCAAAACGCCTTAAAAGACCTATCTGAATCTATCAGAATGTACGGCTTGTTACAGCCAATTGTTGTAACTCGTACTGAAATTGTTAAGGACGATGGGGGACTTGCTGTTCAATATGAGCTTATTTCTGGAGAAAGACGTCTTCGTGCTTCAAAGCTTGCGGGCCTTTCTCAACTTCCAGTTATTATTAGATCGGGCGATGATGACAATAGAGTTAAACTTGAGCTTGCAATCATTGAGAACTTGCAGAGAGAGGACCTAAACGCAGTAGATAGAGCTAGGGCATTTCAACAGCTTGCTGATGAGTTTGGGCTTAAGCACGTACAAATTGCACAAAAGGTTGGAAAGAGTCGTGAATATGTTTCAAACACAATTAGACTTTTGGCACTTCCTGAACACATGCTTAAGGCATTATCTGAGAAGAAAATTAGTGAGGGACATACTCGTCCACTATTGATGTTAACTGATAGACCTGAAGAGCAAGAAGTTTTGTTTAAGGAAATAATAATCAAAAAAATTACAGTTAGAGAGGCTGAGAGAATCGCAAGAAGTGTAGCTACGGAGCGCGTAAGAAGAAAAGATCCTCTTGCACCAGATCCTGAGATTACAGAAATTGAAGGAAAGCTGAATGAGGCACTAGGAACAAGAGTTCAAATTGAAAGAAAGGAGGTTGGTGGAAAGGTAGTTATCGATTTCTTTAATAATGATGATCTTCATCACTTACTACAATTATTGGAAGGCTCAGAAAAGATGCAAGGTTTTTCTCAAAAGCTAAAAAGTGAATTAGCAAAGACTGCTGTTGCTGATGCTATTGCTGCAGTTCAAGCTCCATCGGCTACTTCGATTGCTAACCCTATTACGGATCCAGTTACGCAAGATGCACCTATTGCGTATTCAGCCCCAGCTTCATACATAGCTCCAGTTTCACCTATTGAAAATGTAGCTCCTGTAGAAGTTCCTGCATATAATCAATTACAACAAACTGAAGCACCTCACACAGAGGTACCTCAGGCTGAAATACAATCAAAAGAAAATATTGAACAAAATCAGGAATCACAAATTGTTACTGATTTAATTAAGGATGAAACTGATGTTGGTGTAACTGAAAGTGGTGCACCTATTGATGATTCAAGTCCAGCTGACGCAGGTGAAGACGATGAAGACCTGTACTCAATCAAGAATTTCTCACTTTAG